One genomic segment of Sminthopsis crassicaudata isolate SCR6 chromosome 2, ASM4859323v1, whole genome shotgun sequence includes these proteins:
- the EMC4 gene encoding ER membrane protein complex subunit 4, which translates to MTTQASLVANRGRRFKWAIELSGPGGGSRGRSDRGGGQGDSMYPVGYLDKQVPDTSVQETDRILVEKRCWDIALGPLKQIPMNLFIMYMAGNTISIFPTMMVCMMAWRPIQALMAISATFKMLESSSQKFLQGLVYLIGNLMGLALAVYKCQSMGLLPTHASDWLAFIEPPERMEFSGGGLLL; encoded by the exons ATGACGACCCAAGCAAGTTTGGTGGCGAACCGAGGCCGGCGCTTCAAATGGGCCATTGAGCTGAGCGGCCCCGGGGGAGGCAGCAG gggtagaagtgaccGGGGCGGTGGCCAAGGAGATTCCATGTATCCAGTGGGTTATCTGGACAAGCAAGTACCAGATACCAGCGTTCAGGAAACAGATCGAATCCTAGTAGAGAAG CGTTGCTGGGACATTGCCCTGGGTCCCCTCAAACAGATCCCGATGAATCTTTTCATCATGTACATGGCAGGCAACACTATCTCCATCTTCCCTACCATGATGGTGTGTATGATGGCTTGGAGGCCTATTCAAGCACTTATGGCCATTTCAGCCA CTTTCAAGATGCTGGAGAGTTCAAGCCAGAAGTTCCTACAGGGATTAGTCTATCTCATTGGGAACCTCATGGGGTTGGCTTTAGCTGTCTATAAATGTCAGTCCATGGGGTTGCTGCCCACACATGCATCAGACTGGTTGGCTTTCATTGAACCCCCTGAG agaATGGAATTCAGTGGTGGTGGGCTACTCTTATGA